One region of Asterias rubens chromosome 5, eAstRub1.3, whole genome shotgun sequence genomic DNA includes:
- the LOC117290208 gene encoding uncharacterized protein LOC117290208: MERGSSLRSPQVAPSDEPHIGPGVDAPDNGISNEAFLEDEGEIVPTADAENGEPDMEGNLGWSFEATMQTTLVLRSIYCKDSGSTMDIQFSITNMNMSDIQDCKSTCAGNKGYCLNDGDCHENNNYIICNKQKQEFHSTSMRNGRSSHSSELIKKTLIIIIGIIAAAGIAVLLLLVLIVGCGFSRFSTMGKESDKYLVPVDKNTVALEMLDEPPSAVGGVACQTMESFLLSKYMRNGVPPKPGMFVL; this comes from the exons ATGGAACGGGGGTCCAGCCTCCGATCGCCCCAAGTAGCACCTTCCGATGAGCCGCATATAGGGCCCGGGGTTGACGCTCCGGACAATGGTATCTCAAACGAGGCGTTCTTGGAGGATGAAGGGGAGATCGTCCCGACCGCTGATGCCGAGAATGGCGAGCCGGACATGGAAGGAAATCTGGGGTG GTCTTTTGAAGCCACTATGCAGACAACGCTGGTTTTAAGAAGCATCTACTGTAA AGATTCCGGGTCGACGATGGACATTCAGTTTTCAATCACCAACATGAATATGAGTGATATTCAgga TTGCAAGTCTACTTGTGCTGGCAACAAGGGTTACTGTCTCAATGACGGCGACTGTCACGAgaacaataattatattatttgcaA TAAACAGAAACAGGAATTTCATTCTACAAGCATGCGCAATGGTAGGTCAAGTCATTCCTCTGAGCTCATCAAG aaaacgcttataataattattggtaTTATAGCAGCTGCTGGGATCGCTGTTTTACTTTTACTGGTGCTGATTGTTGGGTGTGGTTTTAGTCGTTTCTCTACCATGGGAAAGGAATCCGACAAGTAT TTGGTTCCTGTTGATAAGAATACCGTGGCGTTGGAGATGCTTGACGAACCACCTTCTGCCGTTGGGGGCGTCGCTTGTCAGACCATGGAATCCTTCCTGCTGTCGAAATACATGAGAAATGGTGTGCCGCCCAAACCAGGTATGTTCGTCTTGTGA